The genomic segment GACTGCGCCGATATCCATGGTCATACATACAAAATACAGGTAAGGGTTGGGGTTGGGAAACTGGATAAGCTTGGGATGGGTGTTGATTTCCGTATGCTCAATGATGAACTCCAAGAGGTATTGGCGGGATTGGATCACAAGAATTTGAACTTGATTCCCTTTTTCGATAAACACAACGCGACGGCAGAATATGTCGCAGAATATATTTTCCGTCGAATGAAGAAGAAAATCGACAATGTCACGGCAGTTACGGTCTGGGAAGGGCCGAACTATTCAGTGACATATTCCTCCGATGAAGGCTAAGAGCATTATCCTGCTTTCTGGTGGACTGGATTCGACGGTCAGCGCGTCGATCGCCAGGCGAAAAACCTCTCCTCTGTTC from the candidate division WOR-3 bacterium genome contains:
- a CDS encoding 6-carboxytetrahydropterin synthase, which produces MFELSVEGYFSAAHQVKGYPGDCADIHGHTYKIQVRVGVGKLDKLGMGVDFRMLNDELQEVLAGLDHKNLNLIPFFDKHNATAEYVAEYIFRRMKKKIDNVTAVTVWEGPNYSVTYSSDEG